In the Kribbella sp. NBC_00482 genome, one interval contains:
- a CDS encoding hydroxyacid dehydrogenase, translating to MPKLAALFSPERAADVIDPETRRLLEDRFDVVWATADHTKGPGSLAKPPALDPAAVPLLAQGADVLLTSWGTPHLDKELWADGNGPKVVAHAAGTVKNLIDPVILDQGVGVFSAGPRIAWSVGEYCLASMLTLARRLPRFDGAVRGGGWKQTEYRGHELAGAKVGIIGASSTARALITLLKPFGCDVVVYDPYLSAERAAELGVRLAELPETSESAFLTIHVPNVPETKGMISRDLIERLPDGAVVVNSSRGPAIDQQALLEHAIDGRIYAALDVYDPEPPELAESALRAENLLLTPHIAGDTAEGHLNLAGYVLKDALQWLEDGTRGPSFVDPALWSIAA from the coding sequence GTGCCGAAACTCGCCGCCCTCTTCTCCCCCGAACGCGCCGCCGACGTGATCGACCCGGAGACCCGCCGCCTGCTCGAGGACCGCTTCGACGTGGTCTGGGCGACCGCCGACCACACCAAAGGTCCCGGCTCGCTCGCGAAGCCGCCGGCACTCGACCCGGCCGCCGTGCCGCTGCTCGCCCAAGGCGCCGACGTGCTGCTGACCAGCTGGGGTACGCCGCACCTCGACAAGGAACTGTGGGCCGACGGCAACGGCCCGAAGGTCGTAGCCCATGCTGCGGGCACCGTGAAGAACCTGATCGACCCGGTCATCCTCGACCAGGGCGTCGGAGTGTTCTCGGCCGGCCCGCGGATCGCGTGGTCGGTCGGTGAGTACTGCCTGGCGTCGATGCTCACACTGGCCCGGCGACTGCCCCGCTTCGACGGCGCGGTTCGCGGCGGCGGGTGGAAGCAGACCGAGTACCGCGGGCATGAGCTGGCCGGCGCGAAGGTCGGGATCATCGGCGCGAGCAGTACGGCGCGTGCGCTGATCACACTGCTCAAGCCGTTCGGCTGCGATGTGGTCGTGTACGACCCGTACCTGAGCGCCGAGCGCGCCGCGGAACTCGGGGTCCGGCTGGCCGAGCTGCCGGAAACGTCAGAGAGCGCTTTCTTGACGATCCACGTGCCGAACGTACCCGAGACGAAGGGCATGATCTCGCGCGACCTGATCGAACGGCTCCCGGACGGTGCGGTCGTGGTCAACTCCTCGCGCGGTCCGGCGATCGATCAGCAGGCCCTGCTGGAACACGCAATCGATGGTCGGATCTACGCCGCGCTGGACGTCTACGATCCGGAGCCGCCGGAACTCGCCGAGAGCGCTCTCCGCGCGGAGAACCTGCTGCTCACCCCGCACATCGCCGGCGACACGGCCGAGGGCCACCTGAACCTCGCCGGCTATGTGCTGAAGGACGCCCTCCAGTGGCTCGAAGACGGCACCCGAGGCCCCAGCTTCGTAGACCCCGCCCTCTGGTCGATCGCCGCCTGA
- a CDS encoding mandelate racemase/muconate lactonizing enzyme family protein translates to MSRITQVEVFPVAVPFARRFVLGSGAVGSPDAAPDQAGAVIFVKLTTEDGVVGWGEQRALPSWSYETAETMAVVIRRHLAPILLELTPFDVELFHHRAAKRLSPAVSNGFPFARAAVDVAMHDAAGKLAGVPVHALLGGKIYDEIPLCSAIGVGDQETVREHALQSSDYAAYKVKIGGDLDADTAAIETVAEVADGKPLWLDANQSYRPAALKQLRDRTAHIRTIHCVEQPVPSTDTLAMQRVRELIDLPVAIDEGSFSAQDLARAIRLNAADLVVVKICKSGGLRNALKTAQTALAGGVELLASGLTDCGIAFAAALHVFSQLELALPAELNGPELLTDLYVDGLSITKAVATVPTAPGLGVEVDEERIRAESIDLLYR, encoded by the coding sequence ATGTCCCGCATCACTCAGGTTGAGGTGTTTCCGGTCGCGGTGCCGTTCGCGCGGCGGTTCGTGCTCGGCAGCGGTGCTGTCGGCTCCCCCGACGCCGCCCCGGACCAGGCCGGCGCGGTGATCTTCGTGAAGCTCACGACCGAGGACGGCGTGGTCGGCTGGGGAGAGCAGAGAGCTCTCCCCAGCTGGAGCTACGAGACCGCCGAGACGATGGCGGTCGTCATCCGCCGCCACCTGGCCCCGATCCTGCTCGAACTCACGCCGTTCGACGTCGAGCTGTTCCACCATCGCGCCGCCAAACGACTCAGCCCCGCCGTCTCGAACGGCTTCCCGTTCGCACGCGCCGCCGTCGACGTCGCGATGCACGACGCAGCCGGCAAGCTCGCCGGTGTCCCGGTTCATGCACTGCTCGGCGGCAAGATCTACGACGAGATCCCGCTCTGCTCCGCGATCGGGGTCGGCGACCAGGAAACGGTCCGAGAACACGCTCTCCAGTCGTCGGACTATGCGGCGTACAAGGTCAAGATCGGCGGCGACCTCGACGCGGACACCGCCGCGATCGAGACCGTCGCGGAAGTTGCCGACGGCAAACCTCTGTGGCTGGACGCCAATCAGTCCTACCGCCCGGCCGCGCTCAAGCAACTCCGCGACCGGACAGCGCACATCCGAACGATCCACTGCGTCGAGCAACCCGTCCCGAGCACCGACACGCTCGCCATGCAACGTGTGCGTGAGCTGATCGACCTGCCGGTCGCGATCGACGAGGGCAGCTTCTCCGCGCAGGACCTCGCCCGCGCGATCCGCCTCAACGCAGCAGACCTGGTCGTGGTCAAGATCTGCAAATCGGGCGGACTACGCAACGCCCTCAAGACCGCCCAGACAGCGCTGGCGGGCGGCGTGGAGTTGCTCGCCAGCGGCCTGACCGACTGCGGAATCGCGTTCGCCGCCGCATTGCACGTGTTCAGTCAGCTCGAGCTCGCCCTGCCCGCCGAGCTCAACGGGCCGGAACTGCTGACCGATCTGTACGTGGACGGGCTGAGCATCACCAAGGCCGTCGCAACGGTCCCCACTGCCCCTGGATTGGGCGTCGAGGTCGACGAGGAGCGCATCCGCGCCGAGTCGATCGACCTGCTCTACCGGTGA
- a CDS encoding ABC transporter substrate-binding protein yields the protein MSTNLTRRSVLQLGGLAGIAFAAGCSSGPPAGAATWAMWSSSAAEKKVWEDFGKYVEQQLGVKSVATLTPSSGYPTKLDLQLVSGTASLVTALNGTLIPTYAARGAHRPLDDLIAADPDFKLDDFYETSRKISGFNNKTYAIGFDVAPTVMYYNKDLLKKQGVPLPSRTEPMSWATFRDLAKQLTKPGEQYGFTCAPAIDDLVSWIYCAGGNVMSADASRSALGDPEAMEALQFVIDLFVKDKVTPPIKNLVTESSLSNFMQGNVAFMQNGPWQVVNARKAKFDWDIIPFPAGANGSTPRVSGSSFAIPSGVREGAELDLAWKLLKTLTSTGALDIYAKAGRNNPARLSAGSAFQPPPDNLGIVQDILAGKIAGGHAFDVTTNWNQVKQLLGQDLPRTFLGQVSVPEAINGLTPRLDVLMRQHLDTVRQATARKG from the coding sequence ATGAGCACCAACCTGACCCGCCGCAGCGTGCTTCAGCTCGGCGGACTGGCCGGTATCGCGTTCGCGGCCGGCTGTTCGTCGGGGCCACCGGCCGGCGCCGCCACCTGGGCGATGTGGTCGAGCAGCGCCGCCGAGAAGAAGGTCTGGGAGGACTTCGGCAAGTACGTCGAGCAGCAGCTCGGCGTGAAGTCGGTCGCCACCCTGACCCCGTCGAGCGGCTACCCGACCAAACTCGACCTGCAACTCGTCAGCGGTACGGCGAGCCTGGTCACCGCGCTCAACGGCACCCTGATCCCGACGTACGCCGCTCGCGGCGCGCACCGGCCGCTCGATGACCTGATCGCCGCGGATCCCGACTTCAAGCTCGACGACTTCTATGAGACCAGCCGGAAGATCTCGGGGTTCAACAACAAGACCTACGCGATCGGCTTCGACGTCGCGCCGACTGTCATGTACTACAACAAGGACCTCCTGAAGAAGCAGGGCGTCCCGCTGCCGTCCCGCACCGAACCGATGTCCTGGGCGACCTTCCGCGACCTCGCCAAGCAGCTCACCAAACCCGGCGAGCAGTACGGCTTCACTTGCGCGCCGGCCATCGATGACCTGGTGTCGTGGATCTACTGCGCCGGCGGGAACGTGATGAGCGCCGACGCGAGCCGCAGCGCGCTCGGCGATCCCGAGGCGATGGAAGCGCTGCAGTTCGTCATCGACCTGTTCGTGAAGGACAAGGTGACGCCGCCGATCAAGAACCTGGTCACCGAGAGTTCACTGTCCAACTTCATGCAGGGCAACGTCGCGTTCATGCAGAACGGGCCGTGGCAGGTCGTGAATGCCCGCAAGGCCAAGTTCGACTGGGACATCATCCCGTTCCCGGCCGGCGCGAACGGCAGCACGCCGCGCGTCTCAGGGTCCAGCTTCGCCATTCCATCGGGGGTACGCGAGGGCGCCGAGCTCGACCTCGCGTGGAAGCTGCTCAAGACGCTCACCAGCACCGGTGCGCTCGACATCTACGCCAAGGCCGGTCGCAACAACCCGGCCAGGCTCAGTGCGGGGAGCGCTTTCCAGCCGCCGCCCGACAACCTCGGAATCGTCCAGGACATCCTGGCCGGCAAGATCGCCGGCGGCCACGCGTTCGACGTGACCACGAACTGGAACCAGGTCAAGCAGCTGCTCGGTCAGGATCTTCCGCGCACGTTCCTCGGCCAGGTCAGCGTCCCGGAGGCCATCAACGGCCTCACACCGCGTCTCGACGTACTGATGCGGCAGCATCTCGACACCGTCCGCCAAGCCACGGCCAGGAAGGGGTGA
- a CDS encoding carbohydrate ABC transporter permease, with amino-acid sequence MAISTTDTAPVTTASAPAKQAPPPRWRSREALTAWLFILPSLIGFLIFTAGPVVAAGVISLLNWNLFSAPTWAGLHNFARLGPDPTFWSALGSTAYFTLVSVPLTILVSLALALLLNQGVKRIAIFRSLLLLPYATITVAVAFVWIWLYIPHDGLVNAVLGWFGINGPAWLISDTWAMPALILMSVWKSFGFGMVVFLAGLQAIPQQLYESARVDGTSPWKSFRHITLPMLSPALFFVIVTSVIGSFQVFDQALIMTNGGPGTRTTTLVMYIYRTGFENYDQGYAAAQSLVLFAFIILITAAQFMFQRKLVHYDN; translated from the coding sequence ATGGCCATTTCCACGACAGACACCGCACCCGTCACCACCGCATCGGCACCGGCCAAGCAGGCCCCGCCGCCGCGCTGGCGCAGCCGGGAAGCGCTCACTGCCTGGCTGTTCATCCTGCCCAGCCTGATCGGCTTCCTGATCTTCACCGCCGGACCGGTCGTCGCTGCCGGCGTCATCTCGCTGCTGAACTGGAACCTGTTCAGCGCGCCCACCTGGGCCGGCCTGCACAACTTCGCCCGCCTCGGCCCCGATCCGACGTTCTGGTCGGCGCTCGGCAGTACGGCGTACTTCACGCTGGTGAGCGTCCCGCTGACGATCCTGGTCAGCCTCGCGCTGGCGCTGCTGCTCAACCAGGGCGTGAAACGGATCGCGATCTTCCGAAGCCTCCTGCTGTTGCCGTACGCAACCATCACGGTCGCGGTCGCGTTCGTCTGGATCTGGCTCTACATCCCGCACGACGGCCTGGTGAACGCCGTGCTCGGATGGTTCGGCATCAACGGACCCGCCTGGCTCATCTCCGACACGTGGGCGATGCCCGCGCTGATCCTCATGAGCGTCTGGAAGAGCTTCGGCTTCGGCATGGTCGTCTTCCTGGCCGGCCTCCAGGCGATCCCGCAACAGCTGTACGAATCAGCCCGCGTGGACGGTACGTCGCCGTGGAAGAGCTTCCGGCACATCACGCTGCCGATGCTGTCCCCCGCGCTGTTCTTCGTGATCGTCACGTCGGTGATCGGATCGTTCCAGGTCTTCGACCAGGCGCTGATCATGACGAACGGCGGCCCGGGCACCCGCACCACCACGCTGGTCATGTACATCTACCGGACCGGCTTCGAGAACTACGACCAGGGGTACGCCGCCGCGCAGTCGCTCGTGCTGTTCGCGTTCATCATCCTGATCACCGCCGCGCAGTTCATGTTCCAGCGGAAGTTGGTGCACTATGACAACTGA
- a CDS encoding carbohydrate ABC transporter permease: MTTETTAGTTAELRRRLVVFTCFLVTAITLVPVVMMVLVAFQSDGESMAAKPSFWPTSWHPENLARAFELVPLGKYLLNTIYFAAGTTLLETATAALAAYAFARLNFPGRSWLFGIYLATLMIPSQVTLIPQFVLVAKLHGIDTWPGMILPHAFTAIGVFLLRQFFLGIPRDYEEAARLDGANRWQAFVRVIVPLAVPAIATLAVFKFIGQWNNLLWPLVISNSDATRTASVGLQVFQDTNGTQWNLLLMAATVTTVPLIVLFFLTQRWFVRGITMSGLGGR; this comes from the coding sequence ATGACAACTGAAACCACAGCTGGAACGACAGCTGAGCTCCGGCGCAGGCTCGTTGTCTTCACCTGCTTCCTGGTCACCGCGATCACGCTGGTCCCGGTCGTCATGATGGTGCTCGTCGCGTTCCAGTCCGACGGCGAGTCGATGGCCGCGAAGCCGTCGTTCTGGCCGACCAGCTGGCACCCCGAGAACCTGGCTCGCGCGTTCGAGCTCGTCCCGCTCGGCAAGTACCTCCTCAACACGATCTACTTCGCCGCCGGTACGACGCTGCTCGAAACGGCCACCGCGGCACTCGCGGCGTACGCCTTCGCCAGGCTGAACTTCCCCGGCCGCAGCTGGCTGTTCGGCATCTATCTCGCGACCCTGATGATCCCGTCGCAGGTGACGCTGATCCCGCAGTTCGTGCTGGTCGCGAAGCTGCACGGCATCGACACCTGGCCGGGCATGATCCTGCCGCACGCGTTCACAGCGATCGGCGTGTTCCTGCTCCGGCAGTTCTTCCTCGGCATCCCACGCGACTACGAGGAGGCCGCCCGGCTGGACGGCGCCAACCGGTGGCAGGCGTTCGTCCGCGTCATCGTGCCGCTCGCGGTACCGGCGATCGCGACGCTGGCGGTCTTCAAGTTCATCGGACAATGGAACAACCTGCTGTGGCCGTTGGTGATCTCCAACAGCGACGCCACCCGCACCGCATCCGTTGGTCTGCAGGTGTTCCAGGACACCAACGGCACCCAGTGGAACCTGCTGCTGATGGCGGCCACCGTCACCACCGTGCCCCTGATCGTGCTGTTCTTCCTCACACAACGCTGGTTCGTCCGAGGTATCACCATGAGTGGGCTGGGAGGCCGCTGA
- a CDS encoding sugar phosphate isomerase/epimerase family protein — translation MTYLWSVFTKPWIGLPGDELGRLISGLGFAGAEVPVRDTAYVTPAIAEAELPKFTAQLRAEGIEPISVASDLSEQVFAACAESGVPMIRIMADLGPDGYAAAVRRNRELLERAVVLTERYDVQVGVQPHHGRYVSSTLGVLQLLDGLPDRFKLVWDAAHDALAGDHPAVTLELGADRLGIVNLKNVHYLRADGGWKTNFVEAEDGLSDWPAVFATLRQLNYSGPICLTGQYSDPAVPVETRLEKDLRFAVTSAAQHPSRE, via the coding sequence ATGACCTATCTGTGGTCCGTCTTCACCAAACCCTGGATCGGGTTGCCCGGTGACGAGCTCGGCCGGCTGATCTCCGGACTCGGATTCGCCGGCGCCGAGGTCCCGGTGCGCGACACGGCGTACGTGACGCCGGCGATCGCCGAGGCCGAGCTGCCGAAGTTCACCGCCCAGTTACGGGCCGAGGGCATCGAACCGATCAGCGTCGCGAGCGACCTGTCCGAGCAGGTGTTCGCCGCCTGCGCGGAGTCCGGCGTACCGATGATCCGGATCATGGCCGACCTCGGCCCCGACGGGTACGCCGCGGCCGTACGACGCAACCGCGAGCTGCTCGAACGCGCCGTCGTACTCACCGAGCGGTACGACGTCCAGGTCGGAGTGCAGCCGCATCACGGGCGGTACGTGTCGTCGACGCTCGGCGTGCTGCAGTTGCTCGACGGGCTGCCCGACCGGTTCAAGCTCGTGTGGGACGCGGCGCACGACGCGCTCGCCGGTGATCATCCCGCGGTGACGCTGGAACTGGGCGCGGACCGGCTGGGCATCGTGAACCTGAAGAACGTCCACTACCTCCGCGCGGACGGCGGCTGGAAGACGAACTTCGTCGAGGCCGAGGACGGGCTGTCCGACTGGCCGGCCGTCTTCGCGACCCTGCGGCAGCTCAACTACAGCGGCCCGATCTGCCTGACGGGTCAGTACTCCGACCCCGCCGTACCGGTCGAAACCCGGCTGGAAAAAGACCTCCGGTTCGCTGTCACATCGGCCGCGCAGCATCCGTCAAGGGAGTGA
- a CDS encoding carboxymuconolactone decarboxylase family protein, translating to MQARMTNPAMVLPDATKGIQNIYKAIGQSGTDGTTLELVHLRASQINGCSPCVFGGVKSALKNGETDERLHQVAAWRDSDLFTDAERAALELTEAATRLADNPTAVTDEIWSAAADHFDEKELSAIILMIGLTNLFNRLNTTVRAPAGATW from the coding sequence ATGCAAGCACGGATGACCAACCCCGCAATGGTTCTGCCCGACGCCACGAAGGGCATCCAGAACATCTACAAGGCGATCGGGCAGTCCGGCACCGACGGCACGACGCTCGAACTGGTGCACCTGCGCGCCAGCCAGATCAACGGCTGCTCGCCGTGCGTGTTCGGTGGCGTCAAGTCGGCGCTGAAGAACGGCGAGACCGACGAGCGGCTGCACCAGGTCGCGGCGTGGCGTGACTCCGACCTGTTCACCGACGCCGAGCGCGCCGCACTCGAGCTGACCGAGGCCGCGACCCGGCTGGCCGACAACCCGACCGCGGTCACCGACGAGATCTGGAGCGCCGCCGCCGACCACTTCGACGAGAAGGAACTGTCGGCGATCATCCTGATGATCGGGCTCACCAACCTGTTCAACCGCCTCAACACCACGGTGCGGGCCCCGGCCGGCGCCACCTGGTAG
- a CDS encoding YciI family protein, with the protein MKYMLLIYGNDETWDTLHATGMDQVMEQHGKLIDELKARGEHVDDRPLTTANSRVVRVRDGEPTVTDGPFTEAKEVLAGYYLVDCASLDRAVEIAARLPEAPYSPIEIREFTDPMES; encoded by the coding sequence ATGAAATACATGCTGCTGATCTACGGGAACGACGAGACCTGGGACACGCTGCACGCCACGGGCATGGACCAGGTGATGGAACAGCACGGCAAGCTCATCGACGAACTGAAGGCGCGCGGTGAGCACGTCGACGACAGACCGCTGACTACCGCGAACTCGCGGGTGGTCCGGGTGCGGGACGGCGAACCGACCGTGACGGACGGGCCGTTCACCGAGGCGAAGGAAGTGCTGGCCGGCTACTACCTCGTCGACTGCGCGAGCCTGGATCGCGCAGTCGAGATCGCCGCGCGACTGCCGGAGGCGCCGTACTCACCCATCGAGATCCGCGAGTTCACGGATCCGATGGAGAGCTAG
- a CDS encoding carbohydrate ABC transporter permease, producing MAALLVLAVLAVTWLVPFAWAVLTSLKSEADAGASQITLSPPDGLSFEAYRKVLSAGDIPSWAWNSLITSVAITFITVATSALAGYAFSRVNFKGKRLLYAAIIAAIIIPPQLLIVPLFRQMLAFNLVDTYWGIILPQAFAPAMVLILKRFFDQIPVELEDAARVDGAGRLRVFWSVVLPLSRPILAAVAIFVFIGAWNNFLWPFIVTTDADLMTLPVGLQTVKSAYGLQYAQNMASAILAALPLVVVFLFFQRQIIKGIATTGFGGQ from the coding sequence ATGGCTGCGTTGCTGGTGCTTGCGGTCCTGGCCGTAACCTGGCTGGTCCCGTTCGCCTGGGCCGTGCTCACGTCCCTGAAGTCCGAGGCGGACGCCGGTGCGTCGCAGATCACCCTGAGTCCGCCGGACGGGTTGAGCTTCGAGGCCTACCGCAAGGTGCTGTCCGCGGGCGACATCCCGTCCTGGGCGTGGAACAGCCTGATCACGTCGGTGGCGATCACCTTCATCACGGTCGCCACGTCGGCGCTGGCCGGGTACGCGTTCTCGCGGGTCAACTTCAAGGGCAAACGCCTGTTGTACGCCGCGATCATCGCGGCGATCATCATTCCGCCGCAGCTGCTGATCGTGCCGTTGTTCCGGCAGATGCTGGCGTTCAACCTGGTCGACACGTACTGGGGCATCATCCTGCCGCAGGCGTTCGCGCCCGCGATGGTCCTGATTCTCAAGCGTTTCTTCGACCAGATCCCGGTGGAGCTGGAGGACGCGGCGCGGGTCGACGGCGCCGGGCGCCTGCGGGTGTTCTGGTCCGTCGTACTGCCGTTGTCGCGGCCGATCCTCGCCGCGGTGGCGATCTTCGTGTTCATCGGGGCGTGGAACAACTTCCTGTGGCCGTTCATCGTGACCACGGACGCGGACCTGATGACGCTGCCGGTCGGCCTGCAGACGGTCAAGAGCGCTTACGGACTGCAGTACGCGCAGAACATGGCCTCCGCGATCCTGGCCGCGCTGCCGCTGGTCGTGGTGTTCCTGTTCTTCCAGCGCCAGATCATCAAAGGCATTGCTACCACTGGCTTCGGTGGTCAGTAG
- a CDS encoding carbohydrate ABC transporter permease, protein MTTEEVTAQGKARAKRGETLAGWAFAAPFAVLFVLFLVVPAIYGLYLSFTGETLTGAGSGLVGFSNYVDALRDPDMWKSLGNTVWFTALSTIPLIVLSLALALLVNLGLPGRWLWRLSFFLPYLLASTVVVMFWSWMYNPKLGLINGVLEKFGAGPVAWLQDPKVAMISVVITTLWWTIGFNFLLYLAALQNIPEQQFEAAALDGAGKWRQLFSIVIPQLAPTTALLVTLQVLASLKVFDQIYMLTNGGPAGKTRSIVQYIYESGFTGYRFGYSSAISYLFFALIVLVSLAQYKLINRRSAA, encoded by the coding sequence GTGACGACGGAGGAGGTCACCGCTCAGGGCAAGGCTCGGGCGAAGCGTGGGGAGACCCTCGCCGGGTGGGCCTTCGCGGCACCGTTCGCCGTACTGTTCGTGCTCTTTCTCGTGGTGCCGGCGATCTACGGCCTGTACCTGAGCTTCACCGGCGAGACGCTGACCGGCGCGGGGAGCGGACTGGTTGGTTTCTCCAACTACGTGGACGCGTTGCGCGACCCGGACATGTGGAAGTCGCTCGGGAACACCGTGTGGTTCACGGCGCTGAGCACGATCCCGCTCATCGTCCTGTCACTCGCGCTGGCGCTTCTCGTGAACCTCGGCCTGCCCGGCCGATGGCTGTGGCGGCTGTCGTTCTTCCTGCCGTACCTGCTCGCGTCGACCGTCGTCGTGATGTTCTGGAGCTGGATGTACAACCCGAAGCTCGGGTTGATCAACGGCGTACTGGAGAAGTTCGGTGCCGGACCGGTGGCCTGGCTGCAGGATCCGAAGGTCGCGATGATCTCGGTCGTGATCACCACGCTGTGGTGGACGATCGGGTTCAACTTCCTGCTCTATCTCGCGGCGCTGCAGAACATTCCCGAGCAGCAGTTCGAGGCCGCGGCGCTCGACGGCGCCGGCAAGTGGCGGCAGCTGTTCTCGATCGTGATCCCGCAGTTGGCGCCGACCACCGCGCTGCTCGTGACGTTGCAGGTGCTCGCGTCGCTGAAGGTGTTCGACCAGATCTACATGCTGACCAACGGCGGTCCGGCCGGGAAGACGCGGTCGATCGTGCAGTACATCTACGAGTCCGGCTTCACCGGCTACCGGTTCGGTTACTCGTCGGCCATCTCGTACCTGTTCTTCGCGCTCATCGTCCTGGTGTCGCTGGCGCAGTACAAGCTGATCAACCGCAGGAGCGCCGCATGA
- a CDS encoding extracellular solute-binding protein — MSEDFSRRSLLKAAAALAGGGLLVGCAPGASRSTTDLNYWHLLTGGDGTVMAGLVDAVNAANLGFRTTQTVLAWGPPYYTKLAMASAGGRAPDVAIMHASRIAGYAPGGLLEPWDLDLLAEAGLRKEDFPERVWEKCQYDGKLYAIALDTHPFVLYYNTEHAEKAGVTEALHSLKSPEEFTEVATKLQKVTGKHGLSYGYLGDGAQMWRLWYTLYKQTGADMKLVPGQPAEVDKDAAVKTLTFVQSLLNDTIASRSGDGGTATSEFLHGESGMFFGGVWELPVLKEAKLPVDAVPIPTMFGTQAAYADSHTFVLPRQSKVSPERRKHVYTMVAELLKRSVKWAGGGHIPAYQPVATSAEYQALKPQSNYAGIPAYVNYDPDVWFSGAGSDFQNYFAENVQNVFLGSGGPAAGFDGFVARLNKLLDRPQPV, encoded by the coding sequence ATGAGTGAAGATTTCTCGCGGCGCAGCCTGCTCAAAGCAGCAGCCGCGCTGGCCGGTGGCGGGTTGCTCGTCGGCTGCGCGCCCGGCGCGTCGCGTTCGACGACCGACCTGAACTACTGGCACCTCTTGACCGGTGGTGACGGCACGGTGATGGCAGGCCTGGTGGACGCCGTCAACGCCGCGAACCTCGGCTTTCGCACGACCCAGACGGTGCTCGCCTGGGGTCCGCCGTACTACACGAAGCTCGCGATGGCGTCGGCCGGCGGCCGCGCTCCGGACGTGGCGATCATGCACGCGTCCCGGATCGCCGGCTACGCGCCCGGCGGCCTGCTCGAGCCCTGGGACCTCGACCTGCTCGCCGAGGCCGGCCTGCGCAAGGAGGACTTCCCGGAGCGGGTCTGGGAGAAGTGTCAGTACGACGGGAAGCTGTATGCGATCGCGCTCGACACGCACCCGTTCGTGCTCTACTACAACACCGAGCACGCCGAGAAGGCCGGTGTCACCGAGGCTCTGCACTCGCTGAAGAGCCCGGAGGAGTTCACCGAGGTCGCGACCAAGCTGCAGAAGGTCACCGGCAAGCACGGCCTGTCCTACGGCTATCTCGGTGACGGTGCCCAGATGTGGCGGCTCTGGTACACGCTCTACAAGCAGACCGGTGCCGACATGAAGCTCGTGCCCGGTCAGCCGGCCGAGGTCGACAAGGACGCCGCGGTCAAGACGCTGACCTTCGTCCAGTCCCTGCTCAACGACACGATCGCCTCGCGCAGCGGCGACGGCGGTACGGCGACCAGCGAGTTCCTGCACGGCGAGAGCGGCATGTTCTTCGGCGGCGTCTGGGAGCTCCCGGTGCTGAAGGAAGCCAAGCTGCCCGTCGACGCGGTGCCGATCCCGACCATGTTCGGGACGCAGGCGGCGTACGCCGACTCGCACACGTTCGTGCTGCCGCGGCAGTCGAAGGTGTCCCCGGAGCGCCGCAAGCACGTCTACACGATGGTGGCCGAGCTGCTGAAGCGGTCGGTGAAGTGGGCCGGCGGCGGACACATCCCGGCGTACCAGCCGGTCGCGACGAGCGCGGAGTACCAGGCGCTGAAGCCGCAGTCGAACTACGCGGGCATCCCGGCGTACGTGAACTACGACCCGGACGTGTGGTTCAGCGGCGCGGGCAGCGACTTCCAGAACTACTTCGCCGAGAACGTGCAGAACGTGTTCCTCGGCAGTGGTGGTCCAGCGGCCGGGTTCGACGGTTTCGTCGCCCGGCTGAACAAGCTGCTCGACCGTCCCCAGCCGGTGTGA